One window from the genome of Streptomyces sp. NBC_01476 encodes:
- a CDS encoding NADP-dependent oxidoreductase, whose amino-acid sequence MYETFGGPEVLEVREVPEPHAGPGEVRVRVAAAGLNPMDWVLAAQPEAAERFGITLPSGFGYDFAGVVDEVGDGATGFAAGDRVHGGALGRAVADVVVVKTPAEGSEALFRTPDGISDEVAAALPVAGLTAAAALEAIGLRSGDTVLIGGAAGGVGVFAVQLAKLAGARVIGTASESTFAFLRQLGAEPVAYGAGLADRVRTLAPEGVTAATDLFGTDTAETALALGVPPERISTIAAGPHPPGGVRATGGFDAGPDALDRITDAILAGEITVPIAATFPIERTRDAVTLQAGRHVHGKIVITL is encoded by the coding sequence ATGTATGAAACGTTCGGTGGCCCGGAGGTGCTGGAGGTGCGGGAGGTCCCGGAGCCGCACGCCGGCCCGGGCGAGGTCCGTGTCCGCGTGGCGGCCGCCGGCCTGAATCCCATGGACTGGGTCCTTGCCGCGCAGCCCGAGGCAGCGGAGCGGTTCGGCATCACCCTGCCCTCCGGCTTCGGGTACGACTTCGCCGGCGTCGTGGACGAGGTCGGCGACGGCGCCACCGGGTTCGCCGCGGGCGACCGCGTTCACGGAGGCGCGCTGGGCCGGGCCGTCGCCGATGTCGTCGTGGTCAAGACGCCCGCCGAGGGGTCCGAGGCGCTCTTTCGCACGCCGGACGGCATCAGCGACGAGGTGGCCGCCGCGCTTCCGGTGGCCGGCCTGACCGCAGCCGCCGCTCTGGAGGCGATCGGCCTGCGGTCCGGCGACACCGTCCTGATCGGCGGCGCCGCCGGAGGTGTGGGCGTCTTCGCCGTGCAGCTCGCGAAGCTCGCCGGCGCCCGGGTCATCGGGACCGCCTCGGAGAGCACGTTCGCGTTCCTGCGGCAGTTGGGCGCCGAGCCCGTGGCGTACGGCGCCGGCCTGGCCGACCGGGTACGGACCCTGGCTCCCGAGGGCGTCACCGCGGCGACCGACCTGTTCGGCACCGACACGGCCGAGACCGCGCTCGCACTCGGCGTACCGCCCGAGCGGATCTCCACGATCGCCGCGGGTCCCCATCCTCCCGGCGGGGTACGCGCGACGGGCGGCTTCGACGCGGGGCCGGACGCCCTGGACCGGATCACGGACGCGATCCTTGCCGGCGAGATCACCGTACCGATCGCCGCGACCTTCCCGATCGAGCGGACCCGCGACGCCGTGACACTGCAAGCCGGACGCCATGTCCACGGCAAGATCGTGATCACGCTCTGA
- a CDS encoding TetR/AcrR family transcriptional regulator, whose amino-acid sequence MARWQPNASERLVVAALDLFAERGYENTTVIDIAERAGLTKSTFFRHFQDKREVLFGGDTMTGLLVKGIATAPDTAAPLEAVAHALDAVGREAFTPARREFAARRQAVVAAHPELQEREALKGLGLTASMADALKRRGVPDLASRVAAELGALTLKIAYEQWSDAADAEEFGDVARRALGEVRAAGALSLH is encoded by the coding sequence ATGGCCCGCTGGCAGCCCAACGCATCCGAGCGACTCGTTGTCGCCGCCCTCGATCTGTTCGCGGAACGGGGCTACGAGAACACGACGGTGATCGACATCGCGGAGCGCGCCGGACTGACGAAGAGCACGTTCTTCCGGCACTTCCAGGACAAGCGGGAAGTGCTCTTCGGCGGGGACACGATGACCGGACTGCTCGTCAAGGGGATCGCCACGGCGCCGGACACGGCCGCCCCGCTCGAAGCGGTGGCGCATGCCCTGGACGCAGTCGGGAGGGAAGCCTTCACGCCCGCCCGGCGCGAGTTCGCCGCCCGCCGGCAGGCGGTGGTCGCCGCCCACCCGGAGCTGCAGGAACGCGAGGCGCTGAAGGGACTCGGCCTCACCGCTTCGATGGCCGACGCGCTCAAGCGCCGCGGCGTTCCCGACCTGGCCTCGCGCGTGGCCGCGGAGTTGGGCGCGCTCACCTTGAAGATCGCCTATGAGCAGTGGAGCGACGCGGCTGACGCCGAGGAGTTCGGTGACGTCGCACGGCGAGCCCTCGGCGAAGTGCGGGCAGCCGGCGCCCTGTCCCTCCACTGA
- a CDS encoding LysR family transcriptional regulator, translating to MDTLETRELRYFTAVAEELHFGRAAERLGMAQPPLSRAIQQLERRLGVTLLERNRRGVSLTGAGEVLLHEGRAALDATAAAVRRARRAGGADRPGSPRERLVLALKAAGSHELLQKLLDAYAAEPDAAEIEVLPCGTCEQAELLRDGRADVALMHTPYNSLTGFDSEELMTEGQIAILPAGHPLAARPALSLADVSDIPDLPLARWPRHGTYPPGPGPEVRDQTQLAQLIALGRTAAVFPESARAWLWADHSAVPLTDAPPVVTHIAWPAHSRSLALAGLIRTAARL from the coding sequence ATGGACACCCTGGAGACCCGCGAGTTGAGGTACTTCACGGCCGTCGCCGAGGAACTGCACTTCGGCCGTGCCGCCGAGCGCCTCGGCATGGCCCAGCCGCCGCTGTCCCGGGCGATCCAGCAGCTCGAACGGCGCCTCGGCGTCACCCTGCTGGAACGCAACCGCCGCGGCGTCTCACTGACCGGCGCCGGAGAGGTGCTGCTGCACGAAGGCCGGGCAGCCCTGGACGCGACCGCCGCCGCCGTCCGCCGCGCCCGTCGCGCCGGCGGCGCCGACAGACCGGGCAGCCCCCGCGAACGCCTGGTGCTGGCGTTGAAGGCCGCCGGCTCCCACGAACTGCTGCAGAAGCTTCTCGACGCCTACGCCGCCGAGCCCGACGCCGCCGAGATCGAGGTCCTGCCGTGCGGCACGTGTGAGCAGGCGGAGCTGCTGCGCGACGGCCGCGCCGATGTGGCGCTCATGCACACGCCGTACAACTCCCTCACCGGGTTCGACAGCGAGGAGCTGATGACCGAGGGGCAGATCGCCATCCTGCCCGCCGGGCACCCGCTGGCCGCCCGCCCGGCCTTGTCCCTGGCCGACGTCAGCGACATCCCCGATCTTCCGCTCGCCCGCTGGCCCCGCCACGGCACGTACCCGCCCGGCCCGGGCCCCGAGGTCCGCGACCAGACGCAACTGGCCCAGCTGATCGCCCTCGGACGCACCGCGGCCGTCTTCCCCGAGTCCGCCCGCGCCTGGCTGTGGGCCGACCATTCGGCGGTCCCCCTGACCGACGCGCCTCCCGTCGTCACCCACATCGCCTGGCCCGCCCACAGCCGCTCCCTCGCCCTCGCCGGCCTGATCCGCACGGCCGCGCGCCTCTGA
- a CDS encoding SDR family oxidoreductase: protein MSETKTALVTGANKGIGYEIASGLGALGYRVGVGARDEHRRENAVAKLRAAGVDAFGVPLDVTAGQSVTDAAELLERQAGRLDVLVNNAGILGETGPGWVQDPTTLDPGLVRTVVETNVIGVLRVTNAMLPLLRRSASPRIVNVSSAVASLTRQADPDIDVGPVMAAYAPSKTFLNAVTVQYARQFTGTNILINAACPGLVATDFTGFHGPRTPEQGAATAIRLATLPDGGPTGSFFEDGGVIPW from the coding sequence ATGAGCGAAACGAAGACCGCGCTGGTGACCGGCGCGAACAAGGGAATCGGGTACGAGATCGCGAGCGGACTGGGCGCCCTGGGGTACCGCGTGGGCGTGGGGGCGCGCGACGAGCACCGGCGTGAGAACGCCGTGGCGAAATTGCGCGCCGCCGGGGTGGACGCGTTCGGCGTACCGCTGGACGTGACCGCCGGCCAGAGCGTCACCGATGCCGCGGAACTCCTCGAACGGCAGGCCGGGCGCCTGGACGTCCTGGTCAACAACGCCGGCATCTTGGGAGAGACGGGTCCTGGCTGGGTGCAGGACCCGACCACGCTCGACCCCGGCCTGGTCCGCACGGTCGTGGAGACCAACGTCATCGGTGTCCTCCGGGTGACCAACGCGATGCTGCCGCTGCTGCGGCGCTCGGCGTCACCCCGCATCGTCAACGTCTCCAGCGCCGTCGCCTCCCTGACCCGGCAGGCTGACCCGGACATCGACGTCGGTCCCGTCATGGCGGCCTACGCGCCGTCGAAGACGTTCCTCAACGCCGTCACCGTGCAGTACGCGCGGCAGTTCACCGGTACGAACATCCTGATCAACGCCGCCTGCCCGGGCCTGGTGGCGACCGACTTCACCGGCTTCCACGGACCCCGCACCCCCGAGCAGGGCGCAGCCACGGCGATCCGGCTCGCCACGCTGCCCGACGGCGGCCCGACCGGTTCGTTCTTCGAGGACGGCGGCGTCATCCCCTGGTGA
- the mgtA gene encoding magnesium-translocating P-type ATPase, translating to MLPRYLARTLARHREAVPAGRQGPPASPTGTGTGRTGAVSAIASAACLPGERVVEQLASSSEGLSAQDAAERLSRGGPNAVSSHRARVLPVLWRQVKSPLLLLLLAAAAVSYGVGERGTAVIIGVIVALSVGLSFANEFRAEKTAEALHSQIRHQAVVLRDGRPVEVAVTTLVPGDVVELRLGDIVPADVRLLQVTGLECDESVLTGESLPVPKETPAVPPGPALAELTGCALMGTVVHAGSGRGIVVATGAGAEFGKIAAGLSSHQLETEFQRGLRRFSMLLVYVAASLTASILVINLALHKPVIDSLLFSLAIAVGITPQLLPAVVSTSLAAGSRRLSRRKVLVKRLVCIEDLGDVNVLFTDKTGTLTLGRVDFMRAVPVGEASAEQVLRWGLLGTESDTTRGPTAGENPLDAALWESPAARTQHDAVSTWTRVGLLPFDHERRMVSAVVQDSSGATTLVCKGAPESVMERCVSVPGSARHALEAEFAAGNRVIAVATRPAPGLRQPTPGDETALNLSGLLVFLDPPKPGAADALLRLADLGITVKIVTGDNPAVALRVCHDLGLPEAAALTGGDLRGLDDDQLVSAIERTTVFARVSPEDKARIVRAQRTTGNDVAFLGDGVNDALALHAADVGISVDSATDVAKDAADVILLEKDLNVLADGVVEGRRIFANTIKYVLMGTSSNFGNMFSAAGASVFLSFLPMLPSQILLNNLLYDSSQLAIPTDNVDEAQLRRPAHWDIAFIRRFMVSFGPISSLFDFATFGVMLWVFHAGATQFRTGWFVESLATQALVIFAIRTRRIPFWHSHPSLALSLSALGVTAIGALLPSTPLAHTLGFQLLPSAFFAALAGLVVCYLALIEASKWIFYRTLPEPGAVQRPRVGHHRLLRRRAARFSTSQRRPGPPAATRQPQERKPHG from the coding sequence GTGCTGCCCCGGTACCTCGCCAGGACTCTCGCACGGCACCGGGAGGCGGTGCCCGCCGGGCGGCAGGGCCCGCCTGCATCTCCCACGGGCACCGGAACCGGGCGGACCGGGGCGGTCTCCGCCATCGCTTCAGCGGCCTGTCTGCCCGGGGAGCGCGTCGTGGAGCAGCTGGCCTCCAGCAGCGAGGGACTGTCCGCCCAGGACGCGGCCGAGCGGTTGTCACGCGGCGGTCCCAACGCGGTGTCGTCGCACCGGGCCCGTGTGCTCCCGGTGCTGTGGCGCCAGGTGAAATCCCCGCTTCTGCTCCTGCTGCTCGCCGCGGCGGCGGTCTCCTACGGAGTGGGAGAGCGCGGCACCGCCGTCATCATCGGAGTGATCGTCGCCCTGTCGGTGGGGCTCAGCTTCGCCAACGAGTTCCGGGCGGAGAAGACCGCCGAGGCACTGCACAGCCAGATCCGCCACCAGGCGGTGGTACTGCGCGACGGGAGACCCGTTGAGGTCGCGGTCACCACCCTGGTACCAGGGGACGTCGTAGAACTCCGGCTGGGAGACATAGTGCCGGCCGACGTCCGGCTGCTCCAGGTGACCGGTTTGGAGTGCGACGAATCCGTGCTCACCGGCGAGTCCCTCCCGGTACCCAAGGAGACCCCCGCTGTGCCGCCAGGACCGGCGCTGGCCGAGCTGACGGGCTGTGCGCTGATGGGAACGGTGGTCCACGCCGGAAGCGGCCGCGGCATCGTGGTCGCCACCGGAGCCGGCGCGGAGTTCGGAAAGATCGCGGCCGGGCTGAGCAGCCATCAGCTGGAAACCGAGTTCCAGCGGGGACTGCGGCGCTTCTCCATGCTGCTGGTGTACGTCGCCGCGTCGCTGACGGCGTCGATCCTCGTGATCAATCTGGCCCTGCACAAACCGGTCATCGACTCGCTGCTCTTCTCTCTCGCCATCGCGGTCGGCATCACCCCGCAGCTCCTGCCCGCCGTGGTCTCGACGAGTCTGGCCGCCGGCTCCCGGCGGCTGAGCCGGCGCAAGGTACTCGTCAAGCGCCTGGTCTGCATCGAGGACCTCGGCGACGTCAATGTGCTGTTCACCGACAAGACGGGCACCCTCACCCTGGGCCGGGTCGACTTCATGCGAGCGGTGCCTGTCGGTGAAGCCTCCGCGGAACAGGTTCTGCGCTGGGGGCTGCTCGGTACCGAGAGCGACACCACAAGAGGACCGACGGCCGGCGAGAATCCGCTGGACGCCGCCTTGTGGGAATCACCGGCCGCGCGAACGCAGCACGACGCGGTGAGCACCTGGACACGAGTCGGGCTGCTGCCCTTCGACCACGAACGCCGGATGGTTTCGGCAGTCGTCCAGGACAGTTCGGGCGCGACGACGCTGGTGTGCAAAGGTGCTCCCGAGAGCGTCATGGAGCGCTGCGTCAGCGTCCCCGGGTCGGCCCGGCACGCGCTGGAAGCCGAGTTCGCGGCAGGCAACCGCGTCATCGCTGTTGCCACCCGGCCGGCCCCGGGACTGCGACAGCCAACTCCCGGGGACGAGACCGCACTGAATCTGAGTGGTCTGCTGGTCTTCCTCGATCCGCCCAAACCCGGCGCGGCGGACGCGCTGCTGCGGCTGGCGGACCTGGGAATCACCGTCAAGATCGTCACCGGCGACAACCCCGCCGTTGCCCTGCGGGTCTGCCACGACCTGGGACTGCCCGAAGCGGCCGCCCTGACCGGTGGAGATCTGCGCGGGCTCGATGACGACCAGCTGGTCTCCGCCATCGAACGCACCACCGTGTTCGCGCGCGTCAGTCCCGAGGACAAGGCGAGGATCGTCCGCGCACAGCGCACCACCGGCAACGATGTCGCCTTCCTCGGTGACGGAGTCAACGACGCACTCGCCCTGCATGCGGCAGACGTGGGAATCTCGGTGGATTCCGCCACGGATGTCGCCAAGGACGCCGCCGACGTGATCCTCCTGGAGAAGGATCTCAATGTCCTCGCCGACGGAGTTGTCGAAGGCCGGCGGATCTTCGCCAACACCATCAAGTACGTGCTGATGGGAACCTCAAGCAACTTCGGCAACATGTTCAGCGCTGCCGGAGCCTCGGTCTTCCTGAGCTTTCTGCCGATGCTTCCGTCGCAGATCCTGCTCAACAACCTTCTCTACGACAGCAGCCAGCTCGCCATTCCCACCGACAACGTCGACGAGGCCCAGTTGCGCCGTCCCGCGCACTGGGACATCGCCTTCATCCGGCGGTTCATGGTGTCCTTCGGGCCGATCAGTTCGCTCTTCGACTTCGCCACCTTCGGCGTCATGCTGTGGGTCTTCCATGCCGGAGCGACGCAGTTCAGGACCGGCTGGTTCGTGGAGTCACTGGCGACTCAGGCTCTGGTGATCTTCGCCATCCGGACCCGCCGCATCCCCTTCTGGCACAGCCACCCCAGTCTCGCGCTGTCCTTGTCCGCGCTCGGTGTGACCGCCATCGGCGCCCTGCTCCCATCGACCCCGCTGGCCCATACCCTCGGCTTCCAGCTCCTGCCTTCGGCCTTCTTCGCCGCGCTCGCCGGTCTGGTGGTCTGCTATCTGGCACTGATCGAAGCGAGTAAGTGGATCTTCTACCGGACACTGCCGGAACCCGGCGCCGTACAGCGGCCGCGCGTGGGCCACCATCGGCTGCTGCGCCGACGGGCTGCCCGGTTCAGCACCTCGCAGAGAAGGCCGGGCCCGCCTGCTGCCACGAGGCAGCCGCAAGAGCGGAAGCCCCACGGGTGA
- a CDS encoding universal stress protein — MRKPLIVGVDGSDSSLRALDWAVREAEVHEVGLRLVHASRWEQYERALPDVRTERPTGQIMSEHIVGSAGERVARLAPDLPLTVEVLTDDPVSALVQLGQDASALVVGHRGRGGVTGLLLGSTSLAVAAHADCPVVVVRGSEQHTRGDLAQVTVGIGAGGESSAATAFAFEEAQAHDAELVAVRAWRRPAYGLPDFPQVPESEQECHGAVTARQTVDEALEDPSTARPKVATRSETPEGSARDALLKASETTDLLVVGARRRQALVGMQLGPVSHALLHHASCPVAVVPQHR, encoded by the coding sequence ATGCGGAAACCTTTGATCGTCGGAGTGGACGGTTCGGACTCCAGCCTGCGGGCACTCGACTGGGCGGTGAGGGAGGCCGAGGTGCACGAGGTCGGGCTGCGGCTGGTCCACGCGTCCCGGTGGGAGCAGTACGAGCGGGCACTACCGGACGTGCGCACCGAACGGCCGACCGGCCAGATCATGAGCGAGCACATTGTCGGCTCGGCGGGGGAGCGGGTGGCGCGTCTCGCGCCGGACCTCCCCCTTACGGTCGAAGTCCTGACCGACGACCCTGTTTCCGCCCTGGTGCAGCTGGGTCAAGATGCTTCGGCCCTGGTCGTCGGCCATCGTGGCAGGGGCGGAGTCACCGGGCTGCTGCTGGGCTCCACGAGCCTCGCCGTGGCAGCCCACGCGGACTGCCCCGTGGTCGTGGTGCGAGGTTCGGAGCAGCACACGCGTGGCGACCTCGCACAGGTGACCGTGGGCATCGGTGCCGGGGGAGAGTCCTCGGCTGCCACCGCATTCGCTTTCGAAGAGGCGCAGGCACATGATGCGGAGTTGGTCGCTGTCCGCGCCTGGCGCCGTCCGGCGTACGGGTTGCCGGACTTCCCGCAGGTGCCGGAGAGCGAACAGGAGTGCCACGGAGCCGTCACGGCCCGCCAGACGGTGGATGAGGCCCTGGAGGATCCGTCGACGGCCCGTCCCAAGGTGGCCACCCGTTCGGAGACCCCTGAGGGATCCGCCCGTGACGCCCTGCTCAAGGCGAGCGAGACCACCGACCTGCTCGTGGTCGGTGCACGCCGGCGCCAAGCACTCGTCGGCATGCAACTCGGCCCGGTGAGCCACGCACTCCTGCACCATGCCTCCTGCCCGGTAGCGGTCGTACCGCAGCACCGGTGA
- a CDS encoding universal stress protein, with translation MDEQRSSVVAGVSRTRTAVSERVVLWAADEAASRGLPLCLLHAQEWPRGAAPHVGPDHPSYAWSRHYLTTGRVLLEEERRAVLARYPALEVNTQLAAGRPVHVLREAGERAALLVVGARKLSGLQGSLSDGGKGEALLGHLPCPLALIPEAPGTTETVHAPEAAQAPGAGVDTPPDAPVVVGVDGSAASQAAVGLAFAEAAAAKAPLVAVRVCRPREAAWPDFPERAEPELSGELAGHREQYPDTEVRYEVLIGDPAHMLSSAARYARCLVVGTRGQGGFRGMLLGSTSRSLVHRTYCPLLVTPPPDGR, from the coding sequence ATGGACGAGCAGCGGTCCTCCGTGGTGGCGGGTGTGTCGCGTACCCGCACTGCGGTGAGTGAAAGGGTGGTTCTGTGGGCCGCCGACGAGGCGGCGTCCAGGGGTCTGCCACTGTGCTTGCTGCATGCGCAGGAGTGGCCTCGGGGGGCGGCGCCGCATGTCGGGCCCGATCATCCGTCGTATGCGTGGTCGAGGCACTATCTCACCACCGGGAGGGTCCTGCTTGAGGAGGAGCGCAGGGCCGTTCTGGCGCGGTACCCCGCCCTGGAGGTGAACACCCAGCTGGCGGCCGGGCGGCCGGTGCATGTGCTGCGGGAGGCCGGTGAGCGGGCGGCGCTGCTGGTGGTCGGTGCCCGCAAGCTCTCCGGTCTTCAAGGGTCGCTCTCCGACGGGGGCAAGGGCGAGGCCCTGCTGGGGCATCTGCCGTGTCCGCTCGCCCTGATCCCCGAAGCACCCGGAACCACCGAAACCGTCCACGCGCCCGAAGCCGCCCAGGCGCCCGGCGCCGGTGTGGACACACCGCCGGACGCGCCGGTGGTGGTCGGTGTGGACGGGTCCGCCGCCTCGCAGGCCGCGGTCGGGCTGGCTTTCGCCGAGGCGGCCGCCGCGAAGGCGCCTCTGGTGGCGGTCCGGGTGTGCCGCCCACGGGAAGCGGCGTGGCCGGACTTCCCGGAGCGCGCCGAACCCGAGCTCTCCGGGGAACTGGCCGGCCACCGCGAGCAGTACCCGGACACGGAGGTCCGCTACGAGGTCCTCATCGGCGACCCCGCGCACATGCTCTCCTCCGCGGCACGCTACGCACGCTGCCTGGTCGTCGGCACCAGAGGACAAGGCGGCTTCCGCGGCATGCTGCTCGGCTCGACCAGCCGCTCCCTGGTCCACCGCACCTACTGCCCGCTGCTCGTCACGCCACCGCCCGACGGCCGATGA
- a CDS encoding cation-translocating P-type ATPase translates to MAGLADALALVVRPAPPEGAGQPGGLSQAQAAAELERHGPNTVSARRPAPVWRRVLTQLRDPLILVLLAAASLTVVTGDYADTTIIVFVVVVNTAVGTVQEVRAERAITALRELSAPTARAVRDGEERQIPSAEVVPGDLVLLGEGDVVPADGTVLTAVTLLVDESAVTGESLPVDKTAADGSAASSAVVSAGTVVVRGHGQVRVTATGAESTTGRIASMLTSPYELTPLQRRLAGFGRMLAGFAVVLCVVVLASGLARGQPVELTVVAAISLVVAAVPESLPAVVTLSLALGARRMAERHALVRRLPAVETLGSVTVIATDKTGTLTEGQMSAQWLWTPLGDGKVTGTGYEPTGTVVRDGHTVRPSDAPDLAELLSAAMLCNDAALQPPDGAHGAWLALGDPTEAALLTAGGRLGLDRADLDRQYPRVDEVPFSSARKRMTTVHRRPGGGLRIVCKGAPEAVLGPDLVADDPSRREAAADRAGELARQGHRVLAVATADRDEGELPPPSWESGLSLLGLVAIVDPPREAAVGTVSACRDAGITPVLITGDHPLTAAAVARHLGIAAADDEVVTGEQIRHNAVTDLTAARVFARTTPEQKVGIVQAWRAAGQVVAMTGDGVNDGPALHQADIGVAMGRRGTEVARQAADLILADDDLGTVVAAVDEGRRVYANVRRFLLYGLAGGSAEILVMLVGPAFGMALPLLPAQILWINLLTHGIPGVALGAEPAAEGSMRQPPRPPEETVLGAGLWARILTMGTVITVLTLASGSWAHQTGRPWQTMVFVVLGASQLGVALASRARPGTRGNPFLPVAVIVALGLQVAGVYLAPLRDLLGTDTLSVVELVVACAVSSVGYAAMRLLSRLAPEVRAGGTKVRGVRFGGGSD, encoded by the coding sequence GTGGCCGGCCTCGCTGACGCGCTTGCCCTCGTGGTGAGGCCCGCACCTCCGGAAGGAGCCGGACAGCCCGGCGGGCTGTCCCAGGCGCAGGCCGCAGCCGAACTCGAACGGCACGGCCCCAATACGGTCAGCGCGCGGCGGCCCGCGCCCGTGTGGCGGAGGGTCCTGACGCAACTGCGCGATCCGCTGATCCTGGTCCTTCTGGCCGCCGCGTCTCTGACGGTCGTCACCGGAGATTACGCCGACACCACCATCATCGTCTTCGTCGTTGTGGTCAACACCGCCGTGGGCACTGTCCAGGAGGTGCGGGCCGAGCGGGCGATCACCGCGCTGCGGGAACTGAGTGCGCCCACGGCCCGCGCGGTCAGGGACGGGGAGGAACGGCAGATTCCGTCAGCCGAGGTGGTCCCCGGGGACCTCGTGCTGCTCGGCGAAGGAGATGTCGTTCCGGCGGACGGCACGGTCCTGACGGCCGTGACCCTCCTGGTGGACGAGTCGGCGGTCACCGGCGAATCACTTCCCGTGGACAAGACCGCCGCGGACGGCTCCGCCGCGTCCTCGGCGGTGGTCTCGGCGGGCACCGTGGTCGTCCGAGGCCATGGCCAGGTACGGGTCACAGCGACGGGGGCGGAGAGTACAACGGGGCGGATCGCCTCGATGCTCACATCGCCCTACGAATTGACGCCGCTGCAACGGCGGCTGGCGGGTTTCGGGCGGATGCTGGCCGGATTCGCGGTCGTTCTCTGCGTAGTGGTGCTTGCCAGCGGGCTGGCACGCGGCCAACCGGTGGAATTGACCGTGGTGGCGGCCATCAGCCTGGTGGTGGCCGCGGTTCCCGAGTCGCTGCCCGCCGTTGTGACGCTCAGCCTCGCACTGGGGGCGCGGCGGATGGCCGAGCGTCACGCGCTCGTACGGCGGCTTCCCGCGGTGGAGACACTCGGTTCTGTGACCGTGATCGCGACGGACAAGACGGGCACCCTCACCGAAGGACAGATGTCGGCGCAGTGGCTGTGGACGCCGCTCGGCGACGGAAAGGTGACCGGGACGGGGTACGAGCCGACGGGCACGGTGGTACGGGACGGACACACCGTACGTCCCTCTGACGCACCCGATCTGGCGGAACTTCTGAGTGCCGCGATGCTCTGCAACGATGCGGCTCTTCAGCCTCCGGACGGCGCCCACGGTGCCTGGCTCGCCCTCGGCGATCCGACGGAAGCCGCGCTGCTGACCGCCGGCGGCAGACTGGGCCTGGACCGTGCGGACCTCGACCGGCAGTACCCACGGGTGGACGAGGTTCCCTTCAGCAGTGCCCGGAAGCGGATGACAACGGTCCACCGCCGTCCCGGCGGCGGACTGCGGATCGTGTGCAAAGGCGCTCCGGAGGCGGTACTCGGTCCGGACCTGGTAGCGGACGATCCGTCCCGGCGAGAGGCCGCCGCCGACCGGGCCGGAGAGCTGGCGCGGCAGGGGCACCGGGTACTCGCCGTCGCGACCGCCGACCGGGACGAGGGCGAGCTTCCACCGCCGTCCTGGGAGTCGGGGCTGAGCCTGCTGGGTCTTGTCGCCATCGTGGACCCTCCGCGGGAGGCCGCCGTCGGCACCGTGTCGGCCTGCCGCGACGCCGGCATCACACCGGTCCTCATCACGGGTGATCATCCGCTGACCGCGGCAGCGGTCGCGCGACACCTGGGCATCGCCGCGGCGGACGACGAGGTGGTGACCGGTGAGCAGATCCGGCACAACGCGGTCACCGACCTCACCGCGGCACGGGTGTTCGCCCGTACGACCCCGGAGCAGAAGGTCGGCATCGTCCAGGCATGGCGTGCCGCCGGCCAGGTGGTGGCCATGACGGGCGATGGCGTCAACGACGGCCCCGCCCTGCACCAGGCCGACATCGGAGTGGCCATGGGCCGCCGTGGGACGGAGGTGGCAAGACAGGCGGCCGATCTGATCCTGGCCGATGACGACCTCGGCACAGTCGTGGCAGCCGTCGACGAAGGACGCCGTGTTTACGCGAATGTGCGGCGTTTCCTCCTGTACGGCCTGGCAGGTGGGAGCGCCGAGATCCTGGTGATGCTCGTAGGGCCCGCCTTCGGGATGGCTCTTCCGTTGCTGCCGGCGCAGATTCTGTGGATCAATCTGCTCACCCATGGCATCCCGGGGGTGGCGCTCGGTGCCGAACCCGCCGCGGAGGGCTCGATGCGGCAGCCACCGAGGCCTCCGGAGGAGACCGTGCTGGGCGCCGGCCTGTGGGCACGGATTCTCACCATGGGTACGGTGATCACCGTCCTCACACTGGCCTCCGGCAGCTGGGCCCATCAGACGGGGCGGCCGTGGCAGACCATGGTGTTCGTGGTCCTCGGGGCCAGCCAGCTCGGTGTGGCTCTGGCGTCGCGGGCCCGCCCGGGCACACGGGGGAATCCGTTCCTGCCCGTTGCCGTCATCGTCGCGCTGGGCCTGCAGGTCGCCGGCGTCTATCTGGCGCCGCTCCGCGACCTGCTGGGGACCGACACGCTGTCCGTGGTCGAGCTGGTCGTGGCCTGTGCGGTGTCGTCAGTGGGGTACGCGGCCATGCGGCTCCTGTCACGGCTGGCTCCTGAGGTTCGGGCCGGCGGAACGAAAGTGCGTGGCGTGCGGTTCGGCGGTGGATCCGACTGA